The Chryseobacterium indicum genome contains a region encoding:
- a CDS encoding GIY-YIG nuclease family protein, whose amino-acid sequence MTGSAFSLGEELELRKVEYKLHRDLWNKFNFPNLDLAFGNWTKIKYLNATADALETDVENIPDDKGGLYMFYVKCEVISGITEYPLYIGRAQKTQTQNLKKRVKEYFQHFSKDNERPKITRMFKYWANDLHLAYITVDENDEIKDLEKHLINSLLLPMNTEIPDTEIKQAIKAFQ is encoded by the coding sequence TTGAATACAAACTACATCGTGATTTATGGAACAAATTCAATTTCCCAAATTTAGATTTGGCGTTTGGTAATTGGACAAAAATCAAATATCTAAATGCTACTGCTGATGCTTTAGAAACAGATGTTGAAAATATTCCTGATGACAAAGGTGGTTTATATATGTTTTATGTAAAATGTGAAGTTATATCTGGAATAACGGAATATCCACTTTATATTGGTCGAGCACAGAAAACACAAACTCAAAACCTAAAAAAAAGAGTAAAAGAATATTTTCAACATTTTAGTAAGGACAATGAACGTCCAAAGATCACAAGAATGTTTAAGTATTGGGCAAATGATTTGCATTTAGCTTATATTACTGTAGATGAAAATGATGAAATAAAGGATTTAGAAAAACATCTAATAAATTCTTTGCTATTACCAATGAATACAGAAATACCAGATACAGAAATCAAACAAGCAATAAAAGCATTTCAATAA